The Melitaea cinxia chromosome 9, ilMelCinx1.1, whole genome shotgun sequence DNA segment TGGACAACCTGGCCATAGGGGGGACAGGGACGGAGGAGGCGGGGGAGAGGCTATCTGAAGATGGCTCACCCGACTCACTCGTCCTGTAAGGTCCTCCAAGCTAACCTCCACCATAGCATGACAGCGACGGCTCAGATGCGGAAATGGTTGGAGGTTAACACAACAGCCATTGCGCTGATCCAAGAGCCGTGGGTCAGAAATGGCATGGTATGCGGACTCCGGAATGCTGGAGGTAAGCTCATTGCACATACGGGCCCGGAAAACACCAGGGCCTGTATTTACATCACTAAGGATATACAGGCGCAAATTTTGACGAGCTTTTGTTCTAGAGATCTCTGCGCCATTAAGCTGCACAGAACGCAAGACCACAGCCTGCCGGAGATGGTGATCGCGTCGGCCTACATGCCAGAGGCTGACGCGCcaccgccgcacgacatggcacGGCTGACAACATACTGCGAAGAGTCCGGACTGCAACTGATTGTAGGCACTGACTCCAATGCACATCACATCCTCTGgggaatgaaaacaacaaacgaAAGAGGTAAGCTCTTAGTTGAATATCTGATGACGACTAACCTACAGATCGTGAACGTGGGCTCCGAACCCACATTCGTGAACAGACGTAGTAGGACAATCATCGACCTAACACTAGCCACAGAAGCGGCCTCCGGAACCATCTCCAACTGGCACGTATCCGATGAGGCATCGTGCTCAGACCACAGATGGATACGCTTCGACGTGCAGGTAAACACAGTCCCAGTAGTCCCTAGGCGTAACCCACGCAAAACCAACCGCGTGCATTACGTCGAGAGACTGGAGCAGCTGCTCAGCGAGCAGACATGCCCAGATAGACTCGAGGGAACAGGACAGATAGAAAAACAGGTAGATATGTTAACTAACAATATTATAGACTCCTACCAAACTGCATGTCCCTTATCAATCCCACCGGAGAACAAAGTGAACTGGTGGGGGCCTGAACTGGAAAGACTCAGGAAAAAGGTAAGGCGACTCCTAAACAGAGCAATGAATACATGCGCCGATCTGGACTGGGACAAGTACAAGAAGGCCAAGTCCAGATACAAGAAACGTTTAAGGTATAGAAGTACCGACTCGTGGCGCAAATTCTGCAGCAGCGTGGAAACCTGCGAACAGGCCAACAGGGTAAGGAAGGTTCTCGTTAACCAATCTAGCCAGTTGAGGGGCTCCCTGAGAAAGCCAGACAACACCTTCACGAGCACGCTGGAAGAAGCTGAGACCATTCTGGTGCAAACGCATTTTCCAGGCTGCCGCATTATGCGGTCGATCGATTGGCTCGAAGAGGATGTGACCCCAACAGAGGAGCAATGGGAGTATGCACTCAAGGTAGTAAGTCCACCAAAAGTTAGATGGGCTATCAACAGCTTTGACTCCTTCAAATCCCCAGGGTTGGACGGGGTCTTCCCAGCACTTCTGCAGTGGGGAGGCAACCAACTGACCCATAGGCTTACCGCTGTCTTGGTAGCGTGCTTAGCTCACAGGTACGTGCCAAAGCAGTGGAGGGAGGTAAAGGTAATCTTCATCCCCAAACCGGGAAAAAGTGACTACTCCGAACCCAAATCCCACAGACCTATCAGCCTAACATCGTTTCTGCTGAAGACTCTCGAAAGGTTGTGTGAACGGGATCTGAGAGAAAACGCCCTGGCTACGGTACGCCTACACTCACACCAACATGCGTACAGCCAAGGTAAATCAACAGAGTCAGCTCTACATGCAGTGGTCAGCAAAATAGAAGAGGCCATTGAAAACAAGGCAATGTGTCTCGGCACCTTCATCGACATAGAAGGTGCGTTTGACATGACCAACTTCACCAGCATCTCGTCGGCCCTGGTTAAGCACGGTGTACACCCGGCAATGGTTGACTGGATAGGTAACATGCTCAGTAAAAGAGTCATCAGACTTACATCATCTGGGACACAACATGCACTGGTGGTTAAAGGATGTCCACAGGGAGGGGTGCTCtccccactactgtggaacGTGGTGGTGAATGACCTTATAACCAGActgaaccagcacaactacttcacgatcggGTATGCTGACGATATTGCCATTCTAATTagcggcagagtcagcagtaccgtgtgTAATGTTACACAACAGGCGCTACGGattgtggagagatggtgcatagaCAACGAACTTACCGTCAATCCCAGaaagacggaacaggtaatgttcactaacaaacgACTACTGGGGAACTACAATCCCCCTAGACTGTTCGGAACGGAGCTGCAGTTCAGCTCGGAGGTGAAGTATCTAGGAATCattctagatagcaaactgaactggagcagCCATCTCAACAGCAAGATTGACAAGGCcacaatagccttctggcagtgccgcagaatgataggtaaAAGATGGGGTTTATCCCCGAAAatcactctgtggctgtaccagtccgtcatcaggccaattatcagctatggcgcagtggtttggtggccgagaaccaaACTAATCACCGGCGAAGCAAAGctacaacgacttcaaaggttggcttgcatggcgactacgggctgcatgaggaccACCCCGACTGCGGCCCTGGAAGCCCTACTGAGCTTGCCGCCGCTGCatctgtttatccaacaggaggcgggagcggccgcggtaagactcaggaagctaaaccttTGGAGAAACGTAAAAGTAACACATACAGGTATACTTGGAGAACTGGCGAACAGGGAACCGCTCATCGAAGCGGTCACCGACAGaatacccaaacagtacgtattcgacaaaaaatatagaatacaattacatgaaGACCCAGGGGAAGGCATCAACCCCAAGGAGCTGAGAATtttcacagacgggtcgaaaacatcaacaggtacaggttctggggtttactcagaagacctgaatatcaACATGTCATCGCCATTGggaatccacaacaccgtctttcaggcggaatgtatgggaatcataatggctGCAACAGCGATCACGgctagagaggtacagggttttccaatccgtattctttccgatagcagatcggtcctgcaagccctacagagcgacacCATGACATcggggctaatatacgagtgccatcgagctctgacgagggtaagtgaaacaaacaccattatcctccaatggataaagggccacagtggatcgcgaggcaacgacgcggctgaccgactggcgaggaatggatcggagatgagggtctacggacccgaacccattctacctctgcctttcggatggctgcgcagccagctgcgacacaacaccaaggtaatgcaccaagaatattggacaaacctaaccacctgcaggcagaccaaggaagctcttccgacgatcaacccaggattgtcccgcaaacttcgcggctatgggagagcccagctccgactactggtcggggctgttaccggacatgccttgctcaacaaacacttacacaacttaggtgttacagacagccccctatgcagagcgtgcatggaggcagaagaaacggccacacacatcctgctggaatgcggtagtgtggcgaactacagggcgatacacctcgggacaccgaggtcgctccgggaagtcgtcggcaacgcaaggggtctgctaggcttcctcaaggagctaggctggcatgaatgaagcccccagcctaccacgcaaaataggcgcactaagtcgtcgagttgcggagaatagcccgttgaaaaatcaatcaatcaatcaatgcatgataaaaaaatattagcattatgcactcctctatataaactataagtgcgcaaaatttcatactcctctgttcacacaattttcgtaaaaaggggtgcaaagtttttgcttcacatattaatatatacattatataatgtatatcagttataaacaataaataaataaacgctaaACACTCAACGGCCACCAGTAGGACTTTCTCTTGGGTTGGGGGTCCAGAAAGAagatacacaatacacaagcacaaacgcccagaccacgtcaaacatctatatggccaatacaaatgtctgtcgtgagtgggggatcgaacctgcaaccaccattgcaacagccagtgctttGACTACTGACCACTGGTTGTTACCTAGAACATTGGCATTAAGCTCCATAACTttggaacagatgaccgtgtttGTATGTTGAAGATATTTATTACCTATCTATACTaagattataaagctgaagaatttgtttgtttattttttgtttgaacacactgatctcagaaactactagtttgaattgaaaaattatttttgtgatggaTAATTCATAACCTTCTATAAGCTATATACCATTTAAGTACTTTTTCCTGAAATAAAGGCAATTTCAACCAcagagcacagctagtttatttatataccgTCATACTTACTCCAGCATGATCCCATTCATTATATAGTAATCTTGAGGAGGTGGTGGAGGCTtagtatttttcattatttccgCGAGAGTGGCTGTTAGCAAGTACAGGTCATCCTTTAAGTTTGGAAATTGATTTCGAAGTTCTTTAACATACGAATACCTTTGTGATGGTTTAAGCAATTTAGTCCTGTGAGCATTTTTCTTTTCACTTTCCTCTGGACTAAGATCATCAGACATAGTCACACTTAAACCATTAACCAGTGCTTCTATGAAGTTCgggaaatatttattatcatcatcatcataatagttaaaactatttttttcattaaaatcataaCTATTAGTATATTCACTAAGATATTCATTACAGTCGTCAATTCCTAATATTTCTTCTTTCACAAAAGGTTTATCTAATGCTTGTAAATGTTGAACATCTTCAGAGTTTTTTAAGTAATCAATAACTTGTTCCACTTCATTTTCATCTAAAGTTTCTTGTTTAATTTGTATTGGCGCGGGAGAATTGTCCATATTTTCATCACCGACAATAACTATAAACATATCCTCGTCTTTTTCCATATTTTCCTATAAAAGTAGAAGGAAAAATTCATAATAGGAACATGTATTAGTTATTTCAAGGTACTTTAATATCactctttaaatttaaaatctgaATCAGAAATACATGACAAAAACAACAATTTGTAAcattttcaataacaaaaaaaaacaccaaacaGGCAAAAGCTCACACTTATACatctcaatttttaaaatagtcatTTATATTACCTGTCAAGGAACAAAACTTACTGTTTATACATCATTTATTAACTTACCGAATATCCAaaactacaaatatataaacagtTAAACAGTGCAATACTgaagttaataatttattttagatatggCTGGGCTGACAGATGGCTTATATCAATGAGTCCTTTGCCTGCCTTTGCCTTCGTAACGACTTCGTAACAAAACTTTGAGTTGTGACAGATTGAAATTTGTAGAATGAGTCTTGAATGAGTCTAATCCTATGGTCTAAttgaacagataaaaaatagttGTCAAAAAGTTTCGTTACGATTTtgctttcaaatataattttattttagaagtaacACTTTACCCACGCTTGGTTTGCAGGGAAGTAGGTAAGCTGGgggatgcgtgacgagagctttATAAAAAGTGTGATTGAACGAGGCCAATGGAAGTCGTGAGggtgatataagttagtgaagatagtaAAAGAGAGAGTTTCGTTTCGATTTATACGATATATTTTATGATCGTTGATAGCCAAACTTTCTGTTCAAGACTTGGAATATccataattatagtaaaattaacGGTAAGTTTACGACAAATTCTTGCTGTTTATGGTATTGTCGATTACATGCTGTAAAGTTGTACAGAAAGTAACTGCAAGCTGGTACCGTTTTTACAGGGAAAGAAATCTGAAAAGTTTTCTCTACAATAAGTTGCTTTAAAGATACTATTTATCGAGGAATGTTAAAAAATCTTTCTGTTATCTAATTACCGTTAAAAATGTTAACGGTAAACAAGATATCGGAAAAATATCACTATTTACCGGTATTTTATGATGGTAATTGTTAACGTCACAAGCCCTTGAATTAATGACCttgttaaatgaattttattgttaacaagtaggatctttacttttaatttttatgcgaagtaattttaattatacttgcttcacggcattaatatattgtggaatgttgtgtaccccgtaatgggatacatattagataataatgtaatagtaaaTCTTAAATAATGTTCGATATGtattctgtggatgtacctataaaataaaataaataattatgtagtgaaatttaagtaaataacagaaatagataatttatacatagataaataaataataactatataagaaataatatatatataagaaaaaaaaatccttactaacagtaacataggttaaatgtacattgtaagtagaacataagtgtacataaatatgataactagcaaataagtgtaaatatggacatagataagaaaaataataatgttagaaattagaaagcaattatgtgtatacttctgcataaacagtatttagtaagaaaaaaaaaccgtcggcgtcggaccacgtcctagttttactaggcagtcacaggactgttgatctgtagtataataagtagaaaaatcgcctgtggtattataatgcatgcatgataaacaaaaggcacgggcattttgagcccgtggatcaaaatttataaataaattaaaaaaaaaaaagtcacaagCCCAGCTTTATATCGCTGCCAAAGATTATATAAGGTAATTGGTGCTGCCTGCTGCTACTATATGCCACAGGCTGTCTTTTTCTTCTACTTCTTCTTGTATAATGGCTGTATTATAATTCCATGGTTTAGAGTAAATGCTCTGATATGAATATTGGTGTCATGAGAGTAGGTacgagtttaaaatatttatatgagaTTAATAATGGCAGGCTGTCAggaatcagaaaaaaaaatgaagttacttcagacttggcttcGGCATTTTGTTAAACCAGAatgaaacttacaaattcagactaggctccatagattatagtcctttgcctttccctagaGGACAGATTTTAAAACCATAGGCTGTCAAAGTAATGATCGTTTATTGACATATTTGTgataaatatacctatttaagTGGTTCTTATTTTCTTATCGTTGGCGGTTATCTAGGAATTTATAGAAGAAAAGTTAGAATAAAATGGAAgcctcaaataaaattaatactttatccCAAAAAACTTATCCGAGTAGCAAAATAGTGTCCGTGGAATCTAGTTTACAACAAAcattaattaactttaaaggttttagttttttatatcaTCCATTAACTAAAGATTAAAAagtactataataaatataaagttttgttttacaGAACTTATGTCAGAGCTTAAAGAGTTGCATTCAGAAAGCAGTAAATACAGAGAAATGTATCTATTGCAGAAGGATAAATGTGAAAGGTAAAGTTTTcatttcttgtttatttgttgtataattaattaattttatataaataataactcgTAAGAAAGTAAATCACACTGAATAAAAAGCACTGAATCATTATTCGATGAAATAATGGGCTATTATGTACATCACAGATAGATTAatttatgggaggttaaatttttattatttctgactctgtcttaattccggtgctgcgggaagtgtactcatgctccgttctgtgACTATCATGCGTtgttttcgaacaaatttacgtaaaaacgatctttactgcaagatcaaaatacgatacgaactgacctttaacgactgacaaatagacacttttaaacaaaataacgcgtcagacataatattctaataaaattagcgtttacattgcgtgctagaatataggtatagaaattcgaaaaatacccaaaaatgAATCGGGTTAtaatgtacaatataggtagatttttttatcagaggttacatttttgttaaaccccgctgttacagagatatcgtagttgaagttttgaggttaaaattaacctaccacctttaaggttagagtaacgcttggctaCGGCGCTGCGGGACGGTGCAGCCTCCTTCCGCGCCTCCGCGACTTAAataaaacactctaggggtaagGCAGACAAAGACCACGTGGatagtggggtgctccgattcggtgtGGTGGTGTGGTCTTGGCCTGCCCTaaccctagagtgtttttttttaagccggagccAAGCGTCACTCTAACCTCAAAGGTGGTAGGTAAATTTTTTCCGATTTGAAAattgaacctcaaaacttcaaccacgatatctctgtaacaacggagtttacacgaaaatagttatCCAGGGGGGGTGAAAAACCCACACTCCCTTAAACCCCCCCACCCCCcctttccccccaaccccataaatttcttGCCAGATTACCAAATAATGAAAGTAACCCATACCAACCAGACGTTGGGTCAGTTTTACCTGTTGCGTATCCTGCAGTTAAGTTACCAATATACTTTAACAACAGGAGGTAAAAAAGGACGTTACTTTCTGTTGTTCCTCATTTAATAAACAACATCCCTTAAATTCATATTTGTgtatagaaatatctcataaataaagTGGAATTTGGCAGAAAAAAGACTGATAAATTAATAAGTTGTATCCGTGTGATACGTAGCTTTTTGGTTACGGCAGCagagaatatagccaacccctctcattccgtgggtgttgtaagaagcgactaagagataacacagttccactaccaccttgaaacttaaaaagccgatcgatagcaggataactatccaactgctgactttgaaatacatagaccAAAAAcaggcagcagcatcttcggtgtcACCaaccccagcgtggtgactatgagcaaaactcACTCACATCATCTTTTTtacacttatttaatttttataatttctaacCTATAGatggaatattaaattttaacattgatTAAAATGAAGTAGGTTTTTATGTTTCgatctaataaattaaaaatttatgaaataagtccctaaatgtaaatttatatatgtgtattaaacacatatataaaaagaaaatctttattaattcaaagtgcaattttgtaatttttaggCAAACATGTGAAAGCTGTGTGGAAATAAAGAAGCAATTAACAAATGAGAAAGAAATATTAGAATCAGTTGGTAAGCTATTTtcataaatcataaaatattacaaattaattttatacgaaaacctaatgttttattattttatatatcaaataagGTGGTCATCAAATCAAGGCTAGCAAAAGGCTAAGTAAATTTGAAGAAGCTAattcattcaaataaaaacattaaggaTCCAAAAGATAAACACTAGTCCAATGGTACAGTTAGCAGTGGAGTGCTTTCTGCTCAAACTCTATGTTATGTACTAGTTACTCTACTATAATTTCACAAATTTTCgcgtttataattatattaggtTACATATGAATATTAGCCAGTTGTTAACTTAAAGCTAAAACACAGGCGACACTCGGTTGCCTACTTTAGGAGCAGACGATCATGTCAGTATGTTAAAGTTTATTCATTccacataatattataaaatatatatatatttttttttttgatattacaGTTACAGCATTAAACAAACTAAGTGAAACGAGAGATTTTAACATTCTAGATAAAATATTCAGATTAATAAACAGAGATACATTGACACCACCTAATATAGTCGATGACAATGAAGTCAAAGAACGATTAGTAAGTCCTAAGAAAGAATTGTCAGTATTGGAAAATGTTTGTGAAGAATCTCTGTCGGAAATAGAAGGTACTCCTGGACGAAAGAGTCCAATAATACAGAGTAAAAGGATAAAATCAAATTCTGCATATTCTTTGAGTTTGAAGGAAAAAAAGAAATGTCCCGAAAATTGGTAAGTATTATTgagtaaattattgtttttttctaaccgacttcaatttccattgacaagtaataaaatgagaaaagtaattaataaagttaataattaatcaattaaatacccATTAATAGGGATAGCTCAAAAACTACTGGTCACATCTCACACAAATTTAaagggaccacatgacaagcaccaaaaaataatagtcaaaatcagtattcaataaaaatttgagGTAACtcataaaatagttaaattgtgaacctcctcctttttgggtTCAGTATCTCAAAAGGTAAAAACGGAACCcctataggatcactttgttgtccgtctgtctgtcaagaccttTTTTTTGAAACTGCTTAAAAGCAAcaataacacacaaaaaaaaatgtaataaaattacaatgaatGCATATAAATATTCCAGGTCAACCCCAGAGAAAAAGAGCATAAAGCTATCATTTCCTACACCGACCTCTCTACGTAACAAGTCAAGTAAAATGAAACAAAGTCGTTTGAATCTGATTAGGATAAAGACCACAAGCGTTGTAGATCTCACCTGTTCTCCGGAAACACGCACTCACAGTGAAAACAATTTAcaggtaatttatttaaatttccacATGGTTAGGGTTATATTTTTGATACACTGTAAGGGTGGCAGACAAGTGGTAAGCGGCTATTCCAGCTTATAAACCCCTGCAACACTTCTGACTGAAACCCTTCTTTGGAACATATTCATATGTACATAGTTACATgcacataattatattcttttaagAACTACAGGGCACACGTGGGCCActttgtaaacataaaaaataatatcaaatttaataattttttttttaatattgtttttggtGTTAAAGAATTATTACACCACccatgaaatgaaaaaaatgtctaTAATTTTATCAAGGTTGGATTCTCATCCTCACCGACCAATCGTTTCAGTGTGTCTTCTTCATCCAACATGACAGTAGCGAGAATATTTGTGCCTAACTGATACAGCTAaaccacctgcccagcgtgttgactatgggcaacacacatgagttcacgccattattggcgcaaacttgtaatggcttatgtccagcagtggattgcgataggctgaagtgagtgaaggGAGTGATACAGCTAAAAGCTACACAACAAACGATTGAATTGTTATGAAAAAGAATATCAGAaaacctaattttttatttaaaattaacataaaataaataaaacctttgaATATAtcttaactttaattttgtatGGGACCTGTGGTGAATATGccactaaattattatattgtaatatttgtttcagTGTAATATAAAGAAAGAAATGTTAGAGAACGATGATACAATACTGCCGTCTCCAACAAGTGGGCGCACTGTCCAATTCCCTATGtaagtacatttattttgtaaccaGCTGATCACCTTATCAACTTTTGCAGTCTGTCAAATGCgggaaatttgaaatttaagtttttttcatatatatttcattattgaattaactttttaatagattttggaaatattaaatttcacaaAATGCTTAGGATTTTATTTTCATCTCAGAGAGAAGGTTTTTTTCCCTATTTGTATGTGACAGCTCAAATATAGGAACCTTCAAATACTATTACAGTAGTATGCTCTTGTATAAGTCACACCTAGTAGACAGATACCCTGAAGTAAGTATATATGGATTTCCTTCAACTACAAGACTgactcttttctttttttaatgtttgtttccaCATTGCTTTATAATTCGAATTTAagtgtaaaatttatttcaaaatctcATTCATATAAATAAGTTGCTTATTTAGTTAGAACCTCTTAATACTACGTACTACTACACTTCGTAATAGTTATACATAGtcaaattaatatgaaaaaaaaaaaattgtttccagGTACAAATCTGTAACAAAAGACAGtcctattaaatttaaaatacccTCCGAGTTTAAGTGTAAATTAGAAAAGAGAGATTCAAATACAGAAAATGTGTTTGTTAAAGACGCAGTTGTCAAAGATGGGGATGACTCCATCAATTTGTTACAACAATTTCCAAATAGGTAtgtg contains these protein-coding regions:
- the LOC123656513 gene encoding uncharacterized protein LOC123656513, encoding MEASNKINTLSQKTYPSSKIVSVESSLQQTLINFKELMSELKELHSESSKYREMYLLQKDKCERQTCESCVEIKKQLTNEKEILESVVTALNKLSETRDFNILDKIFRLINRDTLTPPNIVDDNEVKERLVSPKKELSVLENVCEESLSEIEGTPGRKSPIIQSKRIKSNSAYSLSLKEKKKCPENWSTPEKKSIKLSFPTPTSLRNKSSKMKQSRLNLIRIKTTSVVDLTCSPETRTHSENNLQCNIKKEMLENDDTILPSPTSGRTVQFPMYKSVTKDSPIKFKIPSEFKCKLEKRDSNTENVFVKDAVVKDGDDSINLLQQFPNRFKSPLKKDKLEDVTHCPDESISLLQRLNKIDEKSKTNSPKKSPLTENSNLMNMQQSESQQSVSILQEDIMQDVKSEIIKSRPRINLEPVYKEMVSRKKSEKRALPAWSCDECKNFYAELYKDNTDMLAKKMDECSKHRGRNNPVRPKTPEGFWNPRWHVPEDTEEFNLRNNAV